In Entelurus aequoreus isolate RoL-2023_Sb linkage group LG13, RoL_Eaeq_v1.1, whole genome shotgun sequence, a genomic segment contains:
- the LOC133663641 gene encoding gastrula zinc finger protein XlCGF8.2DB-like has translation MEQEKPQPPHIKREVEKLQPTHVKEENEEIQPPHIKEEINELQTPHGKEEKEPKPTHFNEEEEELQTPHVKEEEEEHSISQNGEQHEGLGEVDVPKMPLTGVIVKSDDDEVKSESEEREVEPPSSSSTQHMTTEADGDHCGGSQADKLLAPLSDSDEMTSHSPDTDDEDSEADTTCHTDNTHFECSHCGKTFNHRRNLKPHMRIHTGEKPFSCSRCGKSFRQNGDLKTHMRTHTGEKPFSCSICGKGFTRNSFLNTHTRTHTGEKYFICSICGKGFVRNDTLKLHMRIHTGEKTFICSNCGKSFTQNHHLKKHMTTHTGEKKLMCSNCGKGFVQNSDLKRHMRTHTGEKRFVCTSCGKGFAQNTHLKRHMRTHTEEKLFVCT, from the coding sequence ATGGAGCAGGAGAAACCACAGCCCCCCCATATTAAAAGGGAAGTTGAGAAGCTACAGCCCACCCACGTTAAAGAGGAAAATGAGGAGatacagcccccccacattaaagaggaaattAATGAGCTACAGACCCCACATGGTAAAgaggaaaaagagccaaagcccACCCACTTTAATGAAGAAGAGGAGGAGCTACAGACCCCACACgttaaagaggaagaagaagaacacagcatcagtcagaaTGGAGAGCAACATGAAGGACTGGGGGAGGTTGATGTCCCCAAGATGCCATTGACTGGTGTCATTGTGAAGAGTGACGATGATGAGGTCAAAAGTGAAAGTGAGGAGAGAGAggtggagcctccaagcagcagctcaactcaacacatgacaacagaagctgatggagaccactgtggaggatcacaagcggacaagctcttagctccactatcagatagtgatgaaatgacgtcacactctcctgacactgatgatgaagactctgaaGCTGATacaacatgtcacactgacaacacacactttgaaTGTTCTCACTGTGGCAAAACGTTTAATCACCGTCGTAATCTGAaaccacacatgagaatacacactggtgagaaaccATTTTCCTGTTCAAGGTGTGGCAAAAGTTTTAGACAAAATGGtgatttgaaaacacacatgagaacacacaccggagaaaaacctttttcctgttcaatctgtggtaaaggttttacacgaaATAGTTTTTTGAAtacacacacaagaacacacactggtgaaaaatatTTCATTTGTTCGATCTGTGGTAAAGGGTTTGTACGAAATGATACGTTGAaattacacatgagaatacacactggtgaaaaaacttttatctgttcaaactgtggtaaaagttttacacAAAATCATCATTTGAAAAAACACATGAcgacacacactggtgaaaaaaaattaatgtgttcaaactgtggtaaaggttttgtacaaaatagcgatttgaaaagacacatgagaacacacactggagaaaaacgctTTGTCTGTACAAGCTGcggtaaaggttttgcacaaaatactcatttgaaaagacacatgcgAACACACACTGAAGAAAAACTTTTTGTTTGTACATAG